From a region of the Actinomadura luzonensis genome:
- a CDS encoding class I SAM-dependent methyltransferase, translated as MSAGRLYDTIGATYTVTRRTEPRIAARIWAALGGARTVLNVGAGTGSYEPPDRDVTAVEPSALMRAQRPECAARCVAASAESLPFEDGSFDAAMAVSTVHHWPDPVAGLREMRRVARRVVVFTFDGGAEWWRERFWLTRDYLPEVAGLLSGWPQLAVLADAIGARAEPVPVPWDCADGFFEAHWRRPEVYLDERVRRGVSVWARLGPDVERRAVRDLRDDLASGRWAERNRDLLSLDAADLGLRLLVA; from the coding sequence ATGTCCGCCGGCCGGCTGTACGACACGATCGGCGCCACGTACACCGTGACGCGGCGCACCGAGCCGCGGATCGCCGCGCGGATCTGGGCCGCGCTCGGCGGCGCCCGCACGGTGCTGAACGTCGGGGCGGGCACCGGCTCCTACGAGCCGCCGGACCGCGACGTCACCGCGGTGGAGCCGTCGGCGCTCATGCGGGCGCAGCGCCCCGAGTGCGCGGCGCGGTGCGTGGCCGCCTCCGCCGAAAGCCTGCCGTTCGAGGACGGCAGCTTCGACGCCGCGATGGCCGTCAGCACCGTCCACCACTGGCCGGACCCGGTCGCGGGGCTGCGCGAGATGCGGCGGGTGGCCCGGCGCGTCGTGGTGTTCACCTTCGACGGCGGCGCGGAATGGTGGCGGGAGCGGTTCTGGCTGACGCGCGACTACCTGCCGGAGGTCGCCGGCCTCCTGTCCGGCTGGCCACAGCTTGCCGTCCTGGCGGACGCGATCGGGGCCCGCGCCGAGCCGGTGCCCGTGCCGTGGGACTGCGCGGACGGCTTCTTCGAGGCGCACTGGCGCCGGCCGGAGGTGTACCTGGACGAGCGGGTGCGCCGCGGCGTGTCGGTGTGGGCGCGGCTCGGGCCGGACGTCGAGCGGCGCGCGGTGCGCGACCTGCGTGACGACCTCGCCTCGGGCCGGTGGGCCGAGCGCAACCGCGACCTGCTCTCCCTCGACGCCGCCGACCTCGGCCTGCGGCTGCTCGTGGCCTGA
- a CDS encoding PPOX class F420-dependent oxidoreductase translates to MTVPLSDAVRRLLDAPNIGILATINPDGAPQTSAVWMGTDGDDVVISSQAGRRKIRNLERDPRVSLCVFDRADPDRYVEVRGVATVTEDEGRRLVVRLAERYDGEGAGEEYLRLPPEAVRVTIRITPHRVLGNVT, encoded by the coding sequence ATGACTGTGCCTCTCAGCGACGCCGTCCGGCGGCTCCTCGACGCGCCCAACATCGGCATCCTCGCCACGATCAACCCCGACGGCGCCCCGCAGACCTCGGCCGTCTGGATGGGCACCGACGGCGACGACGTGGTCATCTCCTCGCAGGCCGGCCGGCGCAAGATCCGCAACCTGGAACGGGACCCGCGCGTCAGCCTGTGCGTTTTCGACCGCGCGGACCCGGACAGGTACGTCGAGGTCAGAGGCGTGGCCACGGTCACCGAGGACGAGGGCCGGCGGCTGGTGGTGCGCCTGGCGGAGCGGTACGACGGCGAAGGAGCCGGCGAGGAGTACCTCCGGCTGCCCCCGGAGGCGGTCCGCGTCACGATCCGCATCACGCCGCACCGGGTGCTGGGCAACGTGACCTGA
- a CDS encoding VOC family protein translates to MTTATVTGPDFVALQVRDLDAAAAFFEEHLGLTRAPVSPPHAVVFATRPIPFAVREPLPGTDLDAGRPGLGVALWLAADDAQALHDRLAAAGVRILAAPQDGPFGRTFTFTGPEGYALTVHGG, encoded by the coding sequence ATGACAACCGCCACCGTCACCGGACCGGACTTCGTCGCCCTCCAGGTGCGCGACCTCGACGCGGCCGCCGCGTTCTTCGAGGAGCACCTCGGCCTGACCCGCGCCCCCGTCTCGCCCCCGCACGCCGTCGTCTTCGCCACGCGGCCGATCCCGTTCGCCGTCCGCGAGCCCCTGCCGGGCACCGACCTCGACGCCGGCCGGCCCGGTCTCGGCGTCGCGCTCTGGCTGGCCGCCGACGACGCCCAGGCCCTGCACGACCGGCTCGCCGCCGCCGGCGTCCGCATCCTCGCCGCCCCGCAGGACGGCCCCTTCGGCCGCACGTTCACCTTCACCGGCCCCGAGGGGTACGCCCTCACCGTGCACGGCGGCTGA
- a CDS encoding MarR family winged helix-turn-helix transcriptional regulator, whose translation MSEREAPAPPHAAADVTEHVGYRLKRAAAALRGALDEVLREHGLTVPQYSCLELLDERPGISGAELARGTFVTRQSSAVVLRGLQEAGLVTRPAVAEHGRALPVHLTPAGLERLAAARGAVYAVERRMIEAIPARRLDALLADLDRMAAALGS comes from the coding sequence ATGAGCGAGAGGGAGGCGCCGGCCCCGCCGCACGCGGCCGCCGACGTGACCGAGCACGTGGGCTACCGGCTGAAGCGGGCGGCGGCGGCGCTGCGCGGCGCGCTGGACGAGGTGCTGCGCGAGCACGGCCTGACGGTGCCGCAGTACTCGTGCCTGGAGCTGCTGGACGAGCGGCCGGGCATCTCGGGGGCCGAGCTGGCGCGGGGCACGTTCGTCACCCGGCAGTCCTCGGCGGTGGTGCTGCGCGGGCTGCAGGAGGCCGGCCTGGTCACCCGCCCGGCCGTCGCCGAGCACGGGCGGGCGCTGCCGGTGCACCTGACGCCGGCGGGCCTGGAACGGCTGGCGGCGGCGCGGGGCGCGGTGTACGCGGTCGAGCGCCGCATGATCGAGGCGATCCCCGCCCGCCGCCTGGACGCCCTGCTGGCCGACCTCGACCGCATGGCCGCCGCCCTCGGCTCCTGA
- a CDS encoding dihydrofolate reductase family protein has protein sequence MTVTYTFDVFSSLDGFGAAGGDWTGYWGKQGPELLSHRLAQYEEDQRMVFGAATYRAFAGLVAASTEESDVRDPWVTRMRNLPATVVSTTLRGPLDWPDATVASGDAVDVVARLKEESKVPLRSHGSLSMNRALMAAGLVDRVQVTIFPVITGRTGLDPVFRGAADFDLELIGSRTLDGRVQELVYRPALYA, from the coding sequence ATGACCGTCACCTACACCTTCGACGTCTTCTCCAGCCTCGACGGCTTCGGCGCCGCCGGCGGCGACTGGACCGGCTACTGGGGCAAGCAGGGCCCCGAGCTGCTGAGCCACCGCCTCGCCCAGTACGAGGAGGACCAGCGGATGGTGTTCGGCGCCGCCACGTACCGGGCGTTCGCCGGCCTGGTGGCCGCGAGCACGGAGGAGTCCGACGTGCGGGACCCGTGGGTCACCCGGATGCGGAACCTGCCGGCGACCGTGGTGTCCACCACCCTGCGCGGCCCTCTCGACTGGCCGGACGCGACCGTCGCGAGCGGCGACGCGGTGGACGTCGTCGCCCGGCTCAAGGAGGAGTCGAAGGTGCCGTTGCGCTCGCACGGCAGCCTGTCGATGAACCGGGCGCTGATGGCCGCCGGGCTGGTCGACCGCGTCCAGGTGACGATCTTCCCGGTGATCACCGGGCGGACCGGGCTGGACCCGGTCTTCCGGGGCGCGGCCGACTTCGATCTTGAGCTGATCGGCAGCAGGACGCTCGACGGGCGCGTCCAGGAGCTCGTCTACCGGCCCGCCCTGTACGCCTGA
- a CDS encoding GntR family transcriptional regulator, giving the protein MTPDAGHAARYRAIAADLAAKIRSGHYAPGAALPPQRELAASYGVTLMTLRQALRELSDEGLIVQRPGKGTFVAPPHLAYQLGSLRSLADDLREQGHDVRTEVAGRAMRRAPARIAAELRLRPGDTALRLERVREFGGRPAVHQVSWVRRPVADQIRDRDFTAVSLYAALADAGVAVARASEVVRPGLLDPAAARRLHEPEGSPVLVSSRITYTPDAVPVVSDHATILGTMMEIRTERAATGLSLAWRATS; this is encoded by the coding sequence ATGACCCCCGACGCCGGGCACGCCGCGAGATACCGCGCCATCGCCGCCGACCTCGCCGCGAAGATCCGGTCGGGACACTACGCCCCCGGCGCGGCGCTGCCCCCGCAACGGGAGCTCGCCGCCTCCTACGGGGTCACCCTCATGACGCTGCGGCAGGCGTTGCGGGAGCTGAGCGACGAGGGGCTGATCGTGCAGCGGCCCGGCAAGGGCACGTTCGTGGCCCCGCCGCACCTGGCGTACCAGCTCGGCTCGCTCCGCAGCCTGGCCGACGACCTGCGGGAGCAGGGTCACGACGTGCGCACGGAGGTGGCGGGCCGGGCGATGCGCCGGGCCCCCGCCAGGATCGCGGCGGAGCTGCGGCTGCGCCCCGGCGACACCGCGCTGCGGCTGGAGCGGGTGCGTGAGTTCGGCGGCCGGCCGGCCGTGCACCAGGTGTCCTGGGTCCGCCGGCCGGTCGCCGACCAGATCCGCGACCGCGACTTCACCGCCGTCTCCCTCTACGCGGCGCTCGCCGACGCGGGCGTGGCGGTCGCCCGGGCGTCCGAGGTGGTCCGGCCCGGCCTGCTCGATCCGGCCGCCGCCCGGCGCCTGCACGAGCCCGAGGGCAGCCCGGTGCTGGTCAGCAGCCGGATCACCTACACGCCCGACGCCGTCCCCGTCGTGTCCGACCACGCCACGATCCTCGGCACGATGATGGAGATCCGCACCGAACGCGCCGCGACCGGCCTCTCCCTCGCCTGGCGCGCCACGAGCTGA
- the trpA gene encoding tryptophan synthase subunit alpha — protein sequence MTNALAPGAVERHLRARRDAGRRLLMPYITGGVTPGWTDYLRAFAEAGADAVELGLPFSDPTLDGVTIQRASEAALARGVSTRRILAELAEAPHPGVPLVASTYYNLVLHDGPEAFCAALRRAGVAGLIVPDLPVHEADELADAAAAAGIDLALLASPATPQARLAEIARRSRGFVYAVSVMGTTGERAALAASAAELAARLRHGTDRPILLGFGISTPDQAREGGRHADGVVVGAAVMRRVLDGAGPDDLRAFIATLRRALDQE from the coding sequence GTGACGAACGCCCTCGCCCCCGGCGCCGTCGAACGCCACCTGCGCGCCCGCCGCGACGCCGGCCGCCGCCTGCTCATGCCGTACATCACCGGCGGCGTCACACCCGGCTGGACCGACTACCTGCGGGCCTTCGCCGAAGCCGGCGCGGACGCCGTCGAGCTCGGCCTGCCGTTCTCCGACCCCACGCTTGACGGCGTCACCATCCAGCGGGCCAGTGAGGCGGCGCTGGCCAGGGGCGTGAGCACCCGCCGCATCCTCGCCGAGCTGGCCGAAGCGCCGCATCCCGGCGTTCCGCTGGTCGCCAGCACCTACTACAACCTGGTGCTGCACGACGGGCCCGAGGCGTTCTGCGCCGCGCTGCGCCGGGCCGGCGTCGCCGGCCTGATCGTGCCCGACCTGCCCGTCCACGAGGCGGACGAGCTGGCGGACGCGGCCGCCGCCGCCGGGATCGACCTGGCCCTGCTGGCCTCGCCCGCGACGCCGCAGGCCAGGCTGGCGGAGATCGCGCGCCGCAGCCGCGGGTTCGTCTACGCCGTGTCGGTGATGGGCACCACCGGAGAGCGGGCCGCCCTCGCCGCCTCCGCCGCGGAGCTCGCCGCGCGGCTCAGGCACGGCACCGACCGGCCGATCTTGCTAGGATTTGGCATCTCCACGCCTGACCAGGCGCGGGAGGGCGGCCGCCACGCCGACGGCGTGGTGGTCGGCGCCGCCGTCATGCGGCGGGTGCTCGACGGGGCGGGGCCGGACGACCTGCGGGCCTTCATCGCGACCCTCCGGCGGGCCCTCGACCAGGAGTGA
- the trpB gene encoding tryptophan synthase subunit beta — protein sequence MREASLRPGPAPAAATMGEPGPRGRFGGYGGRYAPESLVEACREVEEAFREAREDPGFRNALAELLALHAGRPTPLTPAGRLSRELGVRLYLKREDLTHTGSHKINNVLGQALLATRMGRRRLIAETGAGQHGVATATAAALLGLEATVFMGERDIERQALNVFRMRMLGAEVVPVTTGSRTLKDATSEAMRHWVGATAGSHYCVGSVIGPDPYPWMVREFQRVIGDEARAQCAAELPAGVPDHVVACVGGGSNAAGTFAGFADTTARLTGVEAEGGAGAARGRLGVLHGCRSLFLQDGDGQIVEAHSIAAGLDYPGVGPEHAHLRELGRARYVTVTDDEAVAAAVRLARAEGIVPALESAHALAWVIRAAGDGGLPAGSTVLMTLSGRGDKDISTLKELL from the coding sequence ATGCGAGAGGCGTCGCTACGGCCCGGGCCCGCCCCGGCGGCCGCGACCATGGGGGAGCCGGGGCCGCGCGGCCGGTTCGGCGGGTACGGCGGCCGGTACGCGCCGGAGTCCCTGGTCGAGGCGTGCCGCGAGGTGGAGGAGGCGTTCCGCGAGGCGCGCGAGGACCCCGGCTTCCGCAACGCCCTGGCCGAGCTGCTCGCCCTGCACGCCGGGCGGCCGACCCCGCTCACCCCGGCCGGCCGGCTGTCGCGGGAGCTGGGCGTGCGGCTCTACCTCAAGCGCGAGGACCTGACCCACACCGGCTCCCACAAGATCAACAATGTGCTGGGGCAGGCCCTCCTCGCCACCCGGATGGGCCGGCGCAGGCTCATCGCCGAGACGGGGGCCGGCCAGCACGGGGTGGCGACCGCGACCGCCGCCGCGCTGCTCGGGCTGGAGGCCACGGTCTTCATGGGCGAACGCGACATCGAGCGCCAGGCGCTCAACGTCTTCCGGATGCGGATGCTGGGCGCCGAGGTCGTCCCCGTCACCACCGGCAGCCGCACCCTCAAGGACGCCACCAGCGAGGCCATGCGCCACTGGGTGGGCGCGACCGCCGGCTCCCACTACTGCGTCGGCTCGGTCATCGGGCCGGACCCGTACCCGTGGATGGTCCGGGAGTTCCAGCGCGTCATCGGCGACGAGGCCCGCGCCCAGTGCGCCGCCGAGCTGCCCGCCGGCGTCCCGGACCACGTGGTCGCCTGCGTCGGCGGCGGCTCCAACGCGGCCGGCACGTTCGCCGGCTTCGCCGACACCACGGCCCGCCTCACCGGCGTCGAGGCCGAGGGCGGTGCCGGGGCGGCCCGCGGCAGGCTCGGCGTCCTGCACGGCTGCCGCTCGCTGTTCCTCCAGGACGGCGACGGCCAGATCGTCGAGGCGCACTCCATCGCCGCCGGCCTCGACTACCCCGGGGTCGGCCCGGAACACGCCCACCTGCGCGAGCTCGGCCGGGCCCGTTACGTCACGGTCACCGACGACGAGGCGGTCGCCGCGGCGGTGCGGCTGGCCCGCGCCGAGGGCATCGTCCCGGCGCTCGAATCGGCGCACGCCCTCGCCTGGGTGATCCGCGCGGCCGGCGACGGCGGCCTGCCCGCCGGATCGACGGTGCTGATGACGCTGTCCGGCCGGGGCGACAAGGACATCTCGACCCTGAAGGAGCTGCTGTGA
- a CDS encoding alpha/beta fold hydrolase: protein MRKRTPLLATAVLALAALLPVPPAGAAAASAAAATPQGGITWAPCEEEPSAECGTLTVPIDWSRPDGPTIDLALARRKATDPAARIGSLVINPGGPGGSGVEAVYGAPGSYTEELQKHFDIVGFDPRGVGRSHPVICSASVYNQMPHTVMSSQADFAAWDAFTKKLHADCRERTGPLYDHVDSRNVARDMDALRAALGEEKLSFYGISYGTLIGQMYAELFPGRIRALALDSNMDHSLGVAGFLATEAVAVEDAFDQFVGWCEADESCVLHGRDVRKMWKDLLAKARRGELVYPSTGTRMTELQVIYNAALGTEGPDWRTLSEVIDWLSGGPEPSWVPPLSGRGPVEGDVAWLPTRILCQDYNLRVRDYDEYAALMKVSNVLAPDTRYHPYPIDDLPICLNSTPTNPPHQLRYTGDAPILLGNSLHDPATPYVWSANATRQLGPKAVLLTYEGWGHRIYGKDKCQTDIIDQYLIALTVPPRGTRCAVGTPEESLLKKQPTRTWPTDQAHWAS from the coding sequence TTGCGGAAGAGAACACCCCTGCTCGCCACCGCCGTCCTGGCGCTGGCGGCCTTACTCCCCGTCCCGCCGGCGGGCGCCGCAGCGGCGTCCGCAGCGGCGGCCACCCCGCAGGGCGGCATCACCTGGGCGCCCTGCGAGGAGGAGCCCAGCGCCGAGTGCGGCACGCTGACCGTGCCGATCGACTGGTCGCGCCCCGACGGGCCGACCATCGACCTGGCCCTGGCCCGCCGCAAGGCCACCGACCCCGCGGCCCGGATCGGGTCGCTGGTCATCAACCCGGGCGGCCCCGGCGGCTCCGGCGTCGAGGCCGTGTACGGCGCCCCCGGCTCCTACACCGAGGAGCTGCAGAAGCATTTCGACATCGTCGGGTTCGACCCGCGCGGCGTCGGCCGCAGCCACCCGGTGATCTGCTCGGCGTCGGTGTACAACCAGATGCCGCACACGGTGATGTCCAGCCAGGCCGACTTCGCGGCCTGGGACGCCTTCACCAAGAAGCTGCACGCGGACTGCCGCGAGCGTACCGGCCCGCTCTACGACCACGTCGACTCGCGCAACGTGGCCAGGGACATGGACGCCCTCCGCGCCGCCCTCGGCGAGGAGAAGCTGAGCTTCTACGGCATCTCGTACGGCACGCTCATCGGCCAGATGTACGCCGAGCTGTTCCCCGGCCGGATCCGCGCCCTGGCGCTGGACAGCAACATGGACCACAGCCTCGGCGTCGCGGGCTTCCTGGCCACCGAGGCGGTGGCCGTCGAGGACGCCTTCGACCAGTTCGTCGGCTGGTGCGAGGCCGACGAGAGCTGCGTCCTGCACGGCCGTGACGTGCGCAAGATGTGGAAGGACCTGCTGGCCAAGGCGCGCCGCGGCGAGCTGGTCTACCCGAGCACCGGCACGAGGATGACCGAGCTTCAGGTCATCTACAACGCCGCGCTCGGCACCGAGGGCCCCGACTGGCGCACGCTGAGCGAGGTCATCGACTGGCTGAGCGGCGGCCCGGAGCCGTCGTGGGTGCCGCCGCTGTCCGGCCGGGGGCCGGTGGAGGGCGACGTGGCCTGGCTGCCGACGCGCATCCTGTGCCAGGACTACAACCTCCGGGTGCGCGACTACGACGAGTACGCCGCCCTCATGAAGGTGTCGAACGTGCTCGCGCCGGACACGCGGTACCACCCGTACCCGATCGACGACCTGCCGATCTGCCTGAACTCGACGCCGACCAACCCGCCGCACCAGCTGCGGTACACCGGTGACGCGCCGATCCTGCTCGGCAACTCGCTGCACGACCCTGCCACCCCGTACGTCTGGTCGGCCAACGCGACCAGGCAGCTCGGGCCGAAGGCGGTGCTGCTCACGTACGAGGGCTGGGGGCACCGCATCTACGGCAAGGACAAGTGCCAGACCGACATCATCGACCAGTACCTGATCGCGCTGACCGTGCCGCCGCGCGGCACCCGGTGCGCGGTGGGCACGCCCGAGGAGAGCCTGCTGAAGAAGCAGCCGACGCGGACGTGGCCGACCGACCAGGCCCACTGGGCGAGCTGA
- a CDS encoding class I SAM-dependent DNA methyltransferase encodes MFSPRGPSLPELVTQALSSVERGYDLLAPKFEHTPFRTPDAVLDATAAALRPLGPFGRGLDVCCGTGAGLRVLGPLCRERVTGVDFSGGMLARARAAHPEADWVRADVRALPAGERFTGAFDLAVSFGALGHFLPAERPALFAGVRRALRPGGLFAFPVAAPPPVGSLPYWALLGFDTAMRLRNAVWRPPFVMYYGTCPLSAVRAELGAAGFGVTVVPLAELGRREDGAARCGLVLARRP; translated from the coding sequence ATGTTCTCGCCCAGGGGGCCGTCGCTGCCCGAGCTGGTGACCCAGGCGCTCTCCTCGGTCGAGCGCGGCTACGACCTGCTCGCCCCGAAGTTCGAGCACACGCCCTTCCGCACCCCGGACGCCGTCCTCGACGCGACCGCCGCCGCCCTGCGCCCGCTCGGGCCGTTCGGGCGGGGGCTGGACGTGTGCTGCGGCACCGGCGCGGGCCTGCGCGTCCTCGGGCCGCTGTGCCGGGAGCGGGTGACCGGCGTCGACTTCAGCGGCGGCATGCTGGCGCGGGCGCGGGCGGCGCATCCGGAGGCCGACTGGGTGCGGGCCGACGTCCGCGCCCTGCCCGCCGGCGAGCGCTTCACCGGGGCCTTCGACCTGGCGGTCAGCTTCGGGGCGCTCGGCCACTTCCTGCCCGCCGAGCGGCCGGCGCTCTTCGCCGGGGTGCGCCGGGCGCTGCGGCCCGGCGGCCTGTTCGCCTTCCCGGTCGCCGCGCCCCCGCCGGTCGGATCGCTCCCCTACTGGGCGCTGCTCGGCTTCGACACGGCCATGCGGCTGCGCAACGCGGTGTGGCGGCCGCCCTTCGTCATGTACTACGGCACCTGCCCGCTGAGCGCGGTCCGCGCCGAGCTGGGGGCGGCGGGGTTCGGCGTGACGGTCGTCCCGCTGGCGGAGCTGGGGCGGCGCGAGGACGGCGCGGCGCGCTGCGGCCTCGTCCTGGCCCGCCGTCCCTAG
- a CDS encoding PucR family transcriptional regulator, whose product MHHQPWPPPSPRVRELIRRGAELALTPPAAWLAELDAATLTGAARRQIAADPVLAAGTRRINRANLLVWAAANVRAPGAPVPANDTEPALAAARDIVRRGLDESALDAYRAGESVAIRLWTQLACTLTSDPGELRELLDVSLRSIAAFVDDTVTAISARMRAERDELTRGSHAERRETVALLLEGAPITRQRAESRLGHALRPPHTAAIVWTDDPGADLRGLDRAADALAEAAGQARPLSVLAGAATRWVWVHGRPDLGQVRAALDELLAVRVALGPTAPGVDGFRRSHLDALTTQQLLARLTSPSRLATHDEVELVALLTADPGSAGRFVRRVLGDLEGAPPEVVEALRVFIAEQCNATRAAARLFAHRNTLLRRLARAERLLPRPLARHTVEVGAALEVLRWRGDPAGRP is encoded by the coding sequence ATGCACCACCAGCCCTGGCCGCCGCCGTCCCCCCGGGTGCGTGAGCTGATCCGGCGGGGCGCCGAGCTGGCGCTCACCCCGCCCGCCGCGTGGCTGGCCGAGCTCGACGCGGCCACCCTGACCGGCGCGGCCCGCCGGCAGATCGCCGCCGACCCGGTGCTCGCCGCCGGCACCCGCCGCATCAACCGCGCCAACCTGCTGGTGTGGGCGGCCGCCAACGTCCGCGCGCCGGGCGCGCCCGTCCCGGCCAACGACACCGAGCCGGCGCTCGCCGCCGCCCGCGACATCGTCCGGCGCGGCCTGGACGAGTCCGCCCTGGACGCCTACCGGGCCGGCGAGAGCGTCGCGATCCGGCTGTGGACGCAGCTCGCCTGCACCCTCACCAGCGACCCCGGCGAGCTGCGCGAGCTGCTGGACGTGTCCCTGCGCTCCATCGCCGCCTTCGTCGACGACACCGTCACCGCGATCTCCGCCCGGATGCGCGCCGAACGCGACGAGCTCACCCGCGGCAGCCACGCCGAACGCCGCGAGACCGTCGCCCTGCTGCTCGAAGGGGCCCCGATCACCCGGCAGCGCGCCGAGAGCCGGCTCGGCCACGCGCTGCGCCCGCCGCACACCGCCGCGATCGTCTGGACCGACGACCCCGGCGCCGACCTGCGCGGGCTCGACCGCGCCGCCGACGCGCTGGCCGAGGCCGCCGGCCAGGCCCGCCCGCTGAGCGTGCTGGCCGGCGCCGCCACCCGGTGGGTGTGGGTGCACGGCCGGCCGGACCTCGGGCAGGTGCGGGCCGCCCTCGACGAGCTGCTGGCCGTCCGCGTCGCGCTCGGCCCCACCGCGCCCGGCGTGGACGGCTTCCGCCGCAGCCACCTCGACGCGCTCACCACCCAGCAGCTGCTCGCCCGGCTCACCTCGCCGTCCCGGCTCGCCACCCACGACGAGGTCGAGCTGGTCGCGCTGCTCACCGCCGACCCGGGAAGCGCCGGCCGCTTCGTCAGGCGGGTCCTCGGCGACCTGGAGGGCGCGCCGCCCGAGGTCGTCGAGGCGCTGCGCGTCTTCATCGCCGAGCAGTGCAACGCCACCCGGGCCGCCGCCCGGCTGTTCGCCCACCGCAACACGCTGCTGCGCCGGCTGGCCCGCGCCGAACGCCTGCTGCCGCGCCCGCTCGCCCGGCACACGGTCGAGGTCGGGGCCGCCCTGGAGGTGCTGCGCTGGCGCGGCGACCCGGCCGGCCGGCCGTGA
- a CDS encoding flavin-containing monooxygenase yields the protein MSAEPPAVEPPAAEPPAAEPPAAEHLDVLVVGAGISGIGAARYLKVMAPGKSFAVLEAREASGGTWDLFRYPGIRSDSDLHTFGYAFKPWRDEQSIADAPRILAYLRETVAENGLEPHIRYRHKVLGASWSGERASWTVEVERTGTGERFTLTAGWIFCAGGYYRYDEGFTPDFRGRERFAGPVVHPQDWPADLEYAGRRVAVIGSGATAVTLVPAMAAEAAHVTMVQRTPTYVMPVPRKDALANALKRYLGEERGHALTRRKNIAQQRLVWSLCRRYPKAARRLIRRANVRRLPPGYPVDEHFNPPYDPWDQRLCAAPDGDLFRAVREGRASVVTGRIATFTERGLLLESGRELEADLIVTATGLNVQALGGLRLTVDGEPVRLSGTVAYKGMMLSGVPNLAYAIGYTNSSWTLKIDLLCEHFCRLLAYMDAHGHDTCRPEPADPDMPTRPFLDFGAGYVRRAVASLPRQGDRAPWLTSTSYRDDVRLLRAAGVAGPELRFTTSRSGPAT from the coding sequence ATGTCCGCTGAGCCGCCCGCCGTCGAGCCGCCCGCCGCCGAGCCGCCCGCCGCCGAGCCGCCCGCCGCCGAGCACCTGGACGTCCTGGTCGTGGGGGCCGGGATCTCGGGGATCGGCGCCGCCCGCTACCTGAAGGTGATGGCGCCGGGCAAGAGCTTCGCGGTGCTGGAGGCGCGCGAGGCGTCCGGCGGGACGTGGGACCTGTTCCGCTACCCGGGCATCCGCTCCGACTCCGACCTGCACACCTTCGGGTACGCGTTCAAGCCGTGGCGCGACGAGCAGTCCATCGCCGACGCGCCGCGGATCCTCGCCTACCTGCGCGAGACGGTGGCGGAGAACGGCCTGGAGCCGCACATCCGCTACCGCCACAAGGTGCTCGGCGCGTCCTGGTCGGGCGAGCGGGCGTCGTGGACCGTCGAGGTGGAGCGCACCGGCACCGGCGAGCGGTTCACGCTCACCGCCGGGTGGATCTTCTGCGCCGGCGGCTACTACCGCTACGACGAGGGGTTCACCCCGGACTTCCGGGGCCGCGAACGGTTCGCCGGCCCGGTCGTGCACCCGCAGGACTGGCCCGCGGACCTGGAGTACGCGGGCAGGCGGGTGGCGGTGATCGGCAGCGGCGCCACCGCGGTCACGCTGGTGCCGGCGATGGCGGCCGAGGCCGCGCACGTGACGATGGTGCAGCGCACGCCGACGTACGTCATGCCGGTGCCGCGGAAGGACGCGCTCGCCAACGCGCTGAAGAGGTACCTCGGCGAGGAACGCGGCCACGCGCTCACCCGGCGCAAGAACATCGCCCAGCAGCGGCTGGTCTGGAGCCTGTGCCGGCGCTACCCGAAGGCGGCGCGGCGGCTGATCCGGCGGGCCAACGTCCGGCGGCTGCCGCCAGGCTACCCGGTGGACGAGCACTTCAACCCGCCGTACGACCCGTGGGACCAGCGGCTGTGCGCGGCGCCCGACGGCGACCTGTTCCGCGCCGTCCGGGAGGGCCGGGCGAGCGTGGTCACCGGCCGGATCGCCACCTTCACCGAGCGGGGGCTGCTGCTGGAGTCGGGCCGCGAGCTGGAGGCGGACCTGATCGTCACCGCCACCGGGCTGAACGTGCAGGCGCTCGGCGGCCTGCGCCTCACCGTGGACGGCGAGCCGGTGCGGCTGTCCGGCACGGTCGCCTACAAGGGCATGATGTTGTCCGGCGTGCCGAACCTCGCCTACGCGATCGGCTACACCAACTCCTCCTGGACGCTGAAGATCGACCTGCTGTGCGAGCATTTCTGCCGGCTGCTGGCGTACATGGACGCGCACGGCCACGACACCTGCCGGCCCGAGCCCGCCGACCCGGACATGCCGACGCGGCCGTTCCTCGACTTCGGCGCCGGCTACGTCCGGCGGGCCGTCGCCTCCCTGCCCCGCCAGGGGGACCGGGCGCCGTGGCTGACCTCGACGAGCTACCGCGACGACGTCAGGCTGCTGCGCGCCGCCGGCGTGGCCGGCCCCGAACTGCGCTTCACGACGAGCCGGAGCGGCCCGGCGACTTGA